CTATCTTACCTGCTTTAAAAGCTTCAACCCAATCTTTGCGTTCTTCTTTAGTACCTATATCATGCAGAATAAGCGCAGCTGTTTTAATCTTATTATCTTGCTTACGTTTTGCTGAGTAAAAAGCTGTTTCTTCAGCTACCTTTAATAGAGCAGCATTACTTTCGTTAGCTGCTACTTGATTTATTAACTGACTATTTTGTGGATAACGACTATTAAATATCTCAAACATTTTTTTAGCTTGATCAGCACTATCACAAATCACCATTGCACCGATGCTAGACTCGCCTAAAGCCCCTCTGCTTTTTTCAAAGTCAGTAATAATGTAATCCAACATAGGTTCAACAAAATTAGGATGGGCATAGATTATTTTTCTATCCACATCCCCTTGTTGAATTTCTACTTCTTCTAAGGCTTTTTGTAAGGCCATTTTATAGTTAGTCGCTATTTCTTCACGAATTAGTCGTAAAGTGTAGCCGTCTGCAATAGAAGAGTTATAGTAATATTTATGAATATATCCGCCAAATAAACTACGAGAGTTATAACTTTCCCCAAGTAATGGTGTACCTGTTAAACCTATTTTAATAGCATTACGATCAGACTGATCTAAGTTAGCTAAAAAACTGCCTTTAGGATTATAGCTACGGTGCACTTCATCTAAAAAATAAACCCTTTGGATATTAACATCGTAGTCCTTAGTTGAAATAACATCGGGATCATCTTTAAATTTTTGAATATTGACTACAGTAATTTCGGGCTTACCACTGTTATTATGAATAACCTTAGTGGCTTTAATATCTTGGCTAAAGGCTTCACGCGAGTCTATGGTATAAACCGTTAAGCCACGACTAGTAAATTCCCGTTGTGCTTGGATCAATAAATCAATCCGATCCACAATAAAATAGAATTTAGGAATAACGTGTTGACGTTGAAAATAATCGGTTAAAAACTTGACATTGTAGTAAGCCAATGCTGTTTTACCACTGCCTTGAGTATGCCAGATAATTCCTTTTTTAGTTCCCTCATTAAGTTTACTTTCTATAGCTTTGGTAGCAAAGAGCTGAGGGTAGCGCATAATATGTTTTTCTATACCCTGTGTTTCTGCCACATAGGCTAAGGCATACCTTAATATAAAGGATAGCCTATCTTTGCTTAATAATGAGGTGCAAATACGGTTTGTAGGTCTATGCTCACCCTTATTAAGTTTAAACTCTTCATTATTACGAATAATTTCTTTATTAGTATCTTTTAAAACCTCTAATTCTTTTTCTTCAGCTAATGGTTTAGAAAGCTCTGGTAATGCTAATAACTGCTCTTCCCTGAAATAATTAAAAATAGGCGTGCGATAAGACGCACTCGCATAAAAGGCACCTTGTAGAGGTTGTATCGCCTCATCATCATATTCCATATTGTTGGAAAAGATCATAAACTGAGTGATATTAACAAAGCGTTTAAACTTTTTGTTTTGAAAGCGCCTACTAATACGTTCCCGCTCAGCTAATATACCCTCTGGATTATTAGGCTTTTTAACCTCAATAAACACCAAAGGCATACCATTAATTAACAAGGTAATATCAGGCCGAAACTCTTCATCACCATTTTGATAAGTAAGCTCTGTTACTACATGAAAGCTATTGTTTTTAAAGTTTTCAAAATCTATTAGCTTAATACCTGAACGATCTGTTAGTTTTTCGTAGAACGCTTTACCTAAATCTTCATTATCTAAGGTTAATTTAACTTCTTCTAATAATCGGCCAATATCATCTTGCTCTAAGTTAGGATTAATTTTAGCAATAGCTTTACAAAATAGCTCAGGGAAAATATTAGTACCCATATCCCATTGGCATTTTTTAAGCGATAAATACTCATACCCTAAACGCATTAAATGTAGGATTACAGGAATTTTTACACGAGTATCTTCATTAAACATGGTATTTCCTTTACTTTATAGACCTTAATATTTTAACTAAGCGTTAGCTAATATAGATACTTACTGTTCATAATATTAAAGCAATGTTGGTAAAACATTAATAAATAAAGGGCTTATATTATCATATTTGCCTCTACTCCCCATATATGCCCATAGTATTTATAGGCATATATGACTAATCAGGGCAAATATGGGGCAATTGCCAAAAAGTTTTAATATCTTGACCAAAACCTTCTTGAATAATTTGTATATTGAGTTTTTCTCTAGCGGTTCTAATTTGTTTTTCAGTAAAGCCATTGTCTTTCATTAGTTGTTTTATTTTATTACTAGGTAGTTTATCTCGTTGTAAAATGCTTTGTAATGTAGTGACTGGTTCAGTATGTGTTCTTTGGTCTGTTTTTTGTTCCAGTTGGCTTAATTGTCGTAATGCTTGTTTATTGACAGGGTCTCCCCAATTAACACAGCTAGCACTAAAGCCTTCTGGTAAATCTACTTGTTTAAGGTGGTAATAAATCCCTATATTATCTTGCCCAATATTTGATTTAGCGATAGCTAATAGATGTTTATTTTCATCATGGTCTTTAGCCGTCACCCAGACTATTCTAGGTAATGCTCCAAACGCTAAAGAGCCTGTGACGCGTTCTAAGGGTGAGCTGTGTTGTGTTCCTTTAGAAAAATGCGTAATCCCTAAGATGGCACAATCAATCCTATTAGCAAAGTCTACCAATGGTTGTAATGAGCTTCTAACATCCGTTGATTTATGCATATCGCCTTTAACCATAGATACAATAGGGTCAATAATCATCAAATCAACAAAACCTATATCTTTTACTGTGTCTATTAATAAATGAATATCTGTAGCAGGATCAAAAGGTTCTATTTGCCCCGTTAATTGATTTTTTCTGCCTTGGATAATATAGATAGTGTTTATATTAGCCTGTAAAGCAAGAAGTCTAGGTAATAATGTATCATTTAAATCATCCTCAGCTGACCAGATAAGCACTTGACCTGACTGCTTACAACAAAATCCATCAGGAAATTCCCCTGCGTTACTAATGGTTGCTGCAATAGCTAAAGCCAAGGTAGTTTTACCTGTTCCTGCTTGGCCGCTTAAAATATGCAATTTGCCTCTGGCTAAATAGTTAGGCCATATCCATCTGATGCTCTGTGGTGTTACTGTTGAGGCATTAACTAGTAATGCTTTATAAATAGATGAGTTATTATCATTATCTACTACTGAAGCAGAGGTTTTATTAGCTAGTGTAGTCAATGATGTTTTATGCCACATCACTAATGCGTGTAAATAACTTATAAAATCGTTCTTTGATAAGTTAGCTCCATCTACTAACTGTTGATGAGCAATCCCTATTATATAGTTTATTTTTTCTTTTTCTTGGCGAGAAATCTTTTTATGGTCCAGTTGCTTTAATAAATCAATCAATGACCGTTCATTATCAGTATCTAAAAACTCTAAATGATTACAGCTATGCATATGTATTTTATATCCTATATATAAAATTAATAATCAATACTTTGTTTATATAAAATGATTAATACATTTAGTTGCCTCCTTATTGGAGACAACTAAATGTTGTTAGATCATTAGCTAAAACTAACGATTAAGCTGATTTCGATTATTAATTTGGTCTGCAATCCATTGTTGAATTTCGTTATACTCCCAAAAACTACTACTCCCTACCTTAATACATTGAGGAAACTTATCCTTTTTTATATAAAGATAAATAGTTGGTCTAGCTAATCCCGTTAACTCCATTACAGTTGGTAATTTAATAAGACGGCGTTCTTCTTTGTTATTCATAAAATACTCCAAATAAAAAAATAAAATGAATATAGCTTTGAATAAACCATTCAATAGCCGTCAATAAATCTATATAAATTAAATAACGTTTTGACTAGTTAAATAAAAATTGGTCATTTTTATTTAGCTTCTTCTTTTTATTTTTGAAGACTAGAAAAATTATTTTACGCAGTGACAGTATTTTATATTTACTGGTAATCAACAGATATAGGGAAATATTTTAAGTGATGGGTCAGTGATAGGCTTATTTTTATCTGATTTTATCGAAATATTTTGATATATAAAGCTCTTGCAATAAACGCTTGACATCTATTTGTTAATACATAAAATTAAGAGTATGAATCGTTATCGTTGATAACATCATGCCCAGATAGCTATAACCTTAAAAGCTATGTATCCATGTATGGATAGGTTAACCCAAAAGTCAGTTAAGCATACGGCAGGCACTGACGATTACCATCAACGGTAATAGTATGTTTCTTTTAAATACAAACAAGTTAACGCCATTAGGGTTGTTTACTGTTACTTAATATAAATATTTGTCATTATGTTGTTATTAACAGAAGACAAGTACAACATAAAATCAAATGTTATGTTCTACATTAATGATGTAGGGGCATAGCTTTCAAACTAGCAATTTCTGATCTTTTGTTTTTTAAGATCAATGAATTGTTACCAGAATCTTTTTAGCAAAAATAATAGCTAAAACACCTTCACAGCATTGGGTTATAACGATTGGCTATAAATCCAATTTATCCTAAGGGTTCGCTACGCCTTTAGGACTCGTCACAAACTTGGGTGCAAACCCTGCAAAACCAAATTGCATGGGCTATGACTTATCTTTTGATTTTGCTGTAGCAACTATTGTCTGCATGATTCCAACAGGAACAGCAATAGGGTCCTCCTTTTGAGGCAACAGGCTATTCCGAGCCTGCATTGGCTTTACTTGTTCTTTATTAGTTTAAAGAACAAGATTTCACAGTAGTGATGCACTGTAGAACTGCCATTAACACTAACCTTTAAATCATCGGAATAACAATGTGAAGTACCAAGATAATTTTATGAATCAAGTACCAGAAATGACGAGGCAAAACCTATGGCAAATTTAAAACATGGCATTATTGGCATCTGTAACCATAATAAAGATGGTTCTTATACCACTCAAAAAGACCGTTTACGAATATTATTACAAGCCGCAGACCAATTAAAAACACTTAACTACCGACAACTAACTATTCATTCTATTAAAGGTAAACATATTAATGCATTGATAGATCAGTGGAACGAACAGCATAAAATCAATCAACTTTCTATAGCCACAATAAAAAACAGAATGTCAGCATTAAGATGGCTTTTAAGTAAACTAAATCGTAGTCAACTTATTCCCAAAGAGAATCAGGCATTGGGTATTGCAAGAAGAGATTACAAAAAAACAGTAAATAATAATAAAAGCCAGCAACTGGATAGCCGAAGTGAATTAATTACTGATAAATATGTACAGTATAGCTTAAAGCTGCAACAAGCTTTTGGATTAAGACGAGAAGAATGCATCAAATTTAACCCTGTTTATGCAGATCAAGATCACTATATCCAACTAAAAGCCTCATGGACAAAGGGTGGCAGGCCAAGAACTATTCCTATTAGAAACGAACAACAAAGAGCCTTAATAGATGAAATCAAACAATTGGTAGGCAATAACTCACTTATCCCAGCACATAAAAGTTACATACAACAAAGGAACCATTACGACAACCAAGTTAAACAAGCAGGCTATAATAATCTACATGGGTTAAGACACAGCTATGCTCAACAACGCTACAGAGAAATAACAGGATCTGAACCACCTATTTGTGGAGGGAAAACCAGTAAAGACTATACCCTACAAGAAAAACTACTGGATCATCGAGCAAGGCTTACACTTACTAAAGAGTTAGGACATGGGCGAGAAGAAGTAACTGTACAATATTTAGGGAGATAGCAAGTTCTAAATACAATTTATACTTGATATTTATATATAACCTATGAAATAGCTACATTATTAAAAGTGATGTAGCTATTTAGTACTGTTGCTATATTTTGTTTATTTAGTACAAATTATTTGGATTTTAATTTTGTGTACACTGTACACAGTTTTTTAGTTTTAAAACTCAAAGGTTAATTATGTATTTGTCATCATCTGAGTAATTGTTTCAATGGTTGCATTAACAATATATAAGGGTTTTTATCTAATTATTCTCTTGCAAGGGATATACTAATAATATCTTTCCTATTATTAAGCATACAAACAATAAATCTTGCATAAATATCGATGACTTTTAACTTTGTATACAGTGTATACAAAATTTTTAATAGCTATATTGAGTTATTTAATAATAAAAATTTCACCTTATATCCTTATTTATGTGTTACTTATATAAATACCTAGAAGGCCAAAGCTCAGTAACAGAAATATTAAGCGCATCTGCAATCACCCTTTCTAATTGTGAATATTTAAACTGTAATCCTTGATTTAGTTTATGTGTTCTTAATAATTCATAAAGTTTTATACCTCGTTTATTAAGCGCTTGAATAATCTCATTAGGTGTCCAGTCTTCCTCTAGCATATTTATATCCTATTTATCAACATGAAATAACAGATAAATCTATTA
This portion of the Entomomonas sp. E2T0 genome encodes:
- a CDS encoding type I restriction endonuclease subunit R, producing the protein MFNEDTRVKIPVILHLMRLGYEYLSLKKCQWDMGTNIFPELFCKAIAKINPNLEQDDIGRLLEEVKLTLDNEDLGKAFYEKLTDRSGIKLIDFENFKNNSFHVVTELTYQNGDEEFRPDITLLINGMPLVFIEVKKPNNPEGILAERERISRRFQNKKFKRFVNITQFMIFSNNMEYDDEAIQPLQGAFYASASYRTPIFNYFREEQLLALPELSKPLAEEKELEVLKDTNKEIIRNNEEFKLNKGEHRPTNRICTSLLSKDRLSFILRYALAYVAETQGIEKHIMRYPQLFATKAIESKLNEGTKKGIIWHTQGSGKTALAYYNVKFLTDYFQRQHVIPKFYFIVDRIDLLIQAQREFTSRGLTVYTIDSREAFSQDIKATKVIHNNSGKPEITVVNIQKFKDDPDVISTKDYDVNIQRVYFLDEVHRSYNPKGSFLANLDQSDRNAIKIGLTGTPLLGESYNSRSLFGGYIHKYYYNSSIADGYTLRLIREEIATNYKMALQKALEEVEIQQGDVDRKIIYAHPNFVEPMLDYIITDFEKSRGALGESSIGAMVICDSADQAKKMFEIFNSRYPQNSQLINQVAANESNAALLKVAEETAFYSAKRKQDNKIKTAALILHDIGTKEERKDWVEAFKAGKIDLLFVFNMLLTGFDARRLKKLYLGRIIRSHNLLQALTRVNRPYKEFRYGYVVDFADIRKEFDKTNKAYFKELQEELGDEIDSYSHLFKSQEEITAEIEHIKDVLFKFNIENAEVFSQQINEIQDRQTILALKKALADAKSLYNLIRLQGEYSFLDQLDFNKLNILYRETTNHLNLLNLKANLEQGTETTNLLNIALEDIIFKFIKIGEEELQLAANEYHKTLRRTREALVSNFDQDDPKFITLKEELERLFKKKNLSAITQDEMKANTDTLNKIYERVKELNRNNNLLRQKYLGDIKYTRVHKRLQEHGRITESERKIFEALIGVKQDTDTEVLQNFQVLNNESYFKQMVMPKVRNHFIKEQSIELNLQASHYINDLVVKEYLKEFNNGAQQW
- a CDS encoding AAA family ATPase, translated to MHSCNHLEFLDTDNERSLIDLLKQLDHKKISRQEKEKINYIIGIAHQQLVDGANLSKNDFISYLHALVMWHKTSLTTLANKTSASVVDNDNNSSIYKALLVNASTVTPQSIRWIWPNYLARGKLHILSGQAGTGKTTLALAIAATISNAGEFPDGFCCKQSGQVLIWSAEDDLNDTLLPRLLALQANINTIYIIQGRKNQLTGQIEPFDPATDIHLLIDTVKDIGFVDLMIIDPIVSMVKGDMHKSTDVRSSLQPLVDFANRIDCAILGITHFSKGTQHSSPLERVTGSLAFGALPRIVWVTAKDHDENKHLLAIAKSNIGQDNIGIYYHLKQVDLPEGFSASCVNWGDPVNKQALRQLSQLEQKTDQRTHTEPVTTLQSILQRDKLPSNKIKQLMKDNGFTEKQIRTAREKLNIQIIQEGFGQDIKTFWQLPHICPD
- a CDS encoding helix-turn-helix transcriptional regulator, which produces MNNKEERRLIKLPTVMELTGLARPTIYLYIKKDKFPQCIKVGSSSFWEYNEIQQWIADQINNRNQLNR
- a CDS encoding phage integrase N-terminal domain-containing protein; the protein is MANLKHGIIGICNHNKDGSYTTQKDRLRILLQAADQLKTLNYRQLTIHSIKGKHINALIDQWNEQHKINQLSIATIKNRMSALRWLLSKLNRSQLIPKENQALGIARRDYKKTVNNNKSQQLDSRSELITDKYVQYSLKLQQAFGLRREECIKFNPVYADQDHYIQLKASWTKGGRPRTIPIRNEQQRALIDEIKQLVGNNSLIPAHKSYIQQRNHYDNQVKQAGYNNLHGLRHSYAQQRYREITGSEPPICGGKTSKDYTLQEKLLDHRARLTLTKELGHGREEVTVQYLGR
- a CDS encoding helix-turn-helix domain-containing protein, with product MLEEDWTPNEIIQALNKRGIKLYELLRTHKLNQGLQFKYSQLERVIADALNISVTELWPSRYLYK